Within Sinorhizobium sp. RAC02, the genomic segment AACGGCCCTGCTGGGGCTGTTCGGCCTGTTCGCGCCGGGAATGGCGCTGAAACTTGCGGGCCTCCAGCCCCGCGAGACGAGCCGCGAGGGCTTCGCCTTCGTCCGTTCGGCCGGCGGCTTCTATGCGGGGCTGGCGATCGTCGCGCTGCTGATGGCGCAGAGCTGGATCTATATGGCGATCGGCGGTGGTTTCGCGCTCGCCGCCTTCGGCCGCATCCTGTCGCTGATGTCGGACGGGTCGTTTTCGGCCAAGAATCTTCTCGTGTTGGTCGTGCAGGCAGTGCTCGCCGCCCTGCCGCTCGGCTATGCTTTCGGCTTTCTCTGAGCGAAAAAACGACGTTTCCCACCTCAGTGGCGCCAGAGCATAGTCTGCGCAGTCAACTTTTGCTCCGACTATGGCCGACTTATGGCGCATTCCTGCGCCGCGCGTGTTGCGAGTCCCGGTTTCGTATGCTAGACGAACCGCGAAATTCAGAAAAAGCGGGCGCAAGAGCTCGTGGGGACTGAAGATTACCGCAACGATTTCAGTGCGTTAGGACTGTAGCACCGCTACCGCCCTCCGCTCTGGATGATAAGAAGAGAAGCTTGTGCCCGTGGCAGACACATCCCAGCTCGTTTCCGGTGTTGCAGAAAGATACGCGTCTTCGCTTTTCGACCTCGCGCAGGAAGCCGGTTCGGCTGACAGTGTCGGTGC encodes:
- a CDS encoding DUF4345 domain-containing protein: MEFYIPTETGEFLAFSAAIATALLGLFGLFAPGMALKLAGLQPRETSREGFAFVRSAGGFYAGLAIVALLMAQSWIYMAIGGGFALAAFGRILSLMSDGSFSAKNLLVLVVQAVLAALPLGYAFGFL